One region of Candidatus Schekmanbacteria bacterium genomic DNA includes:
- a CDS encoding diguanylate cyclase: MKKEKNIDYLESRDKQLWFLTLLLFLLIAAFLFLLTLQYTSLFGEPIENKYFYAFTLLILLFIVYLINNQTHIKKLRKQIEEEKKKTDALKEQSIRENLLSLGTKNHFEDCLAMEFRRSQISSAPFSVLVVAVKNLAEIDKKYGFGKGNELICDVTRSLRNFLSEGNSLFRYSNQIYTSILPETDKDKMTTLTKKINDTLSKIRTEDGELLEISINSASFPADAESLHDLRKKLFEPFCNEAVE, from the coding sequence ATGAAAAAAGAAAAAAATATAGATTATTTAGAAAGTCGGGATAAACAACTTTGGTTCTTGACACTTCTTCTTTTTCTTCTCATAGCGGCATTTCTTTTTCTTCTTACTCTGCAATATACATCTCTTTTTGGAGAGCCTATAGAAAACAAATACTTTTATGCCTTTACGCTATTAATACTTCTTTTCATTGTTTATCTAATAAATAATCAGACACATATCAAAAAATTGAGAAAGCAAATAGAAGAAGAAAAAAAGAAAACTGATGCATTGAAAGAACAATCGATAAGAGAAAACCTTCTTTCTCTTGGAACAAAAAACCATTTTGAAGACTGCCTCGCTATGGAATTTCGCAGGTCACAGATTTCATCTGCACCTTTTTCAGTACTTGTTGTGGCAGTCAAAAACCTTGCTGAAATAGATAAAAAATATGGTTTTGGTAAAGGCAATGAATTAATCTGTGATGTTACAAGGTCATTAAGAAATTTTTTATCGGAGGGCAATTCTCTCTTTAGATATTCCAATCAGATTTACACAAGCATTCTTCCTGAAACAGACAAAGATAAAATGACAACATTAACAAAAAAAATAAATGATACACTCTCTAAAATCAGGACGGAAGATGGTGAATTACTGGAAATCTCGATAAATTCGGCTTCCTTCCCTGCAGATGCAGAAAGTCTTCATGATTTAAGAAAGAAACTTTTTGAACCTTTCTGCAATGAAGCAGTAGAGTAG
- a CDS encoding NADH:flavin oxidoreductase, translated as MSQLFSKCNIANLEVKNRFVRSATEEYIASEDGSVSQDKMSIFEKLAAGGSGLIILGHSFIDMQGRCHIRQKGIHDDRMIESFIRIKEKIKAVDSNINIAVQINHGGRQSDPSITSPIAPSAIRPRGMRVKPREMTKEEIKDVIRKFADAAVRAEEAGVDAVQIHSAHGYLLSQFLSPYTNRRNDEWGGDRKGRLRIVKEIIEKIKEKVSAGFPLFIKINIADFVEGGLTPEEGIENAIEIGEEGIAAIEPSCAIAETKTQLGAARPGIIKEEMEAYFSDFAKKIKKNSSAKVFLVGGVRSRKIMEKTIDDGIADLISMSRPLIREPDLPLKIYNGKEKADCISCNRCFHPEEGEVRCRVIENN; from the coding sequence ATGTCTCAACTTTTTTCAAAGTGTAATATTGCAAATCTTGAAGTAAAAAACAGATTCGTTCGTTCAGCAACAGAAGAATACATTGCGTCTGAAGATGGAAGTGTGTCTCAAGATAAGATGTCTATATTTGAGAAACTGGCGGCTGGCGGAAGCGGTTTGATTATTCTGGGGCACTCTTTTATTGATATGCAGGGCAGATGCCATATCCGCCAGAAAGGTATTCATGATGACAGAATGATTGAAAGTTTTATCCGTATTAAAGAAAAAATAAAGGCAGTTGATTCAAATATCAACATTGCAGTCCAAATTAATCATGGAGGAAGACAATCTGATCCTTCAATTACATCCCCCATAGCACCTTCGGCAATCAGGCCTCGTGGTATGCGGGTAAAACCGAGGGAAATGACAAAGGAGGAAATAAAAGATGTTATAAGGAAATTCGCTGATGCCGCTGTAAGGGCAGAAGAAGCAGGAGTTGACGCTGTGCAAATCCATTCGGCTCATGGATATTTGTTGAGTCAGTTTTTATCTCCTTATACGAATAGAAGGAATGATGAATGGGGTGGAGATAGAAAAGGAAGACTCAGGATCGTAAAAGAAATCATAGAAAAGATTAAGGAAAAGGTATCGGCTGGATTTCCTCTGTTTATAAAAATCAATATTGCAGATTTTGTAGAGGGAGGCCTTACGCCTGAGGAAGGAATAGAAAATGCCATTGAAATTGGAGAGGAGGGTATAGCTGCGATTGAACCAAGCTGTGCAATTGCAGAAACAAAAACACAGTTAGGTGCGGCAAGACCGGGTATTATTAAAGAAGAGATGGAAGCATATTTTTCAGACTTTGCGAAAAAGATTAAAAAAAATTCATCTGCAAAAGTTTTTCTTGTAGGGGGAGTGCGTTCAAGAAAAATAATGGAAAAAACAATTGATGATGGGATAGCTGATTTGATTTCTATGAGCCGCCCTTTGATCAGAGAACCGGATTTGCCGTTGAAGATTTACAATGGGAAAGAGAAAGCGGACTGCATATCCTGTAATCGGTGTTTTCATCCAGAAGAAGGCGAAGTGAGATGCAGGGTAATTGAGAATAATTGA
- a CDS encoding ribonuclease HI, whose product MKKYRIYCDGACSGNPGIGGYGIIIEDGEKIKKISGGKMETTNNRMELTAAIKAIKEIPAPSELEIFTDSQYLVLGITKWINGWLKNGWKNAQKKEVKNKDLWKELLEISKPHRIKWHWLKGHSGHKENEECDRMARNFIKKLQCQRR is encoded by the coding sequence ATGAAAAAATATAGAATTTATTGCGATGGAGCATGCAGTGGAAATCCGGGCATTGGCGGATACGGAATTATAATTGAAGATGGGGAAAAAATTAAAAAAATTTCTGGCGGCAAAATGGAAACTACAAACAACCGAATGGAACTAACAGCGGCTATAAAAGCAATTAAGGAAATCCCCGCACCTTCAGAATTAGAAATATTTACCGATTCCCAATATCTTGTGTTGGGGATAACAAAATGGATTAATGGATGGTTAAAGAACGGCTGGAAAAATGCCCAGAAAAAGGAGGTAAAAAATAAGGACTTGTGGAAAGAATTGCTTGAAATCTCAAAACCTCATCGTATCAAATGGCACTGGCTTAAAGGGCATAGCGGACATAAAGAAAATGAAGAATGTGACCGAATGGCAAGAAATTTTATAAAAAAACTGCAATGTCAAAGGAGATAA
- the ychF gene encoding redox-regulated ATPase YchF, whose amino-acid sequence MGFNCGIVGLPNAGKSTIFNALTKAGAQTASYPFCTIEPNTGIAKVPDERLDKIAEIVKPDKVVPATLQFTDIAGLVKGASKGEGLGNQFLSHIRNVDAVMHILRAFNDENITHSYNEINPLKDAEIVNTELLLADLQTVEKRLDKAKTSAKSGDKRLRQLVEDLEKIKMEIERGVSARNIPEVSKIPDLFLLTRKPVLYVINIDETDTERNKNLENLISEIQLKEKSQAITICGKLEEEALELEEDERKEFLKEMGINESALEKIIKSGYSLLDLITFFTTRSKEVRAWTIKRGATAYDAAGKIHTDFQRGFIKAEIYPYEDLIKLGSEHLVREKGLMKLEGKEYVVKDGDIIHFKFNV is encoded by the coding sequence ATGGGTTTTAATTGCGGAATTGTTGGGCTTCCTAATGCGGGTAAATCTACTATCTTCAACGCCTTGACAAAGGCAGGTGCGCAGACGGCAAGCTATCCTTTTTGCACGATTGAACCAAATACAGGCATTGCAAAGGTGCCAGATGAGCGGCTTGATAAAATTGCAGAAATTGTAAAACCTGACAAGGTAGTGCCTGCCACTTTACAATTTACAGATATTGCAGGACTTGTAAAAGGTGCAAGCAAAGGAGAGGGGCTTGGCAATCAGTTTCTTTCTCATATTAGGAATGTTGATGCAGTTATGCATATTCTTAGAGCATTTAATGATGAGAATATCACTCATTCCTATAACGAGATAAATCCACTGAAAGATGCAGAAATAGTAAATACAGAGCTCTTGCTTGCAGACCTTCAAACAGTTGAAAAACGCCTTGATAAAGCTAAAACATCGGCAAAATCAGGGGATAAGAGATTGCGACAACTTGTGGAAGACCTTGAAAAAATAAAGATGGAAATTGAAAGAGGAGTGTCTGCACGAAATATTCCTGAAGTATCTAAAATTCCCGACCTTTTCCTTTTGACGAGAAAACCGGTGCTATATGTGATCAATATTGATGAAACAGATACAGAAAGAAATAAAAATCTCGAAAATCTTATTTCGGAAATCCAGTTAAAAGAGAAATCCCAGGCAATAACAATCTGTGGCAAATTGGAAGAAGAAGCGTTAGAGCTTGAGGAAGATGAAAGAAAGGAGTTTTTAAAGGAAATGGGAATAAATGAATCTGCCTTGGAGAAAATTATAAAAAGCGGTTATTCTCTGCTTGATTTGATAACTTTTTTTACAACAAGAAGCAAAGAAGTGCGGGCATGGACTATAAAAAGAGGCGCTACTGCCTATGATGCGGCAGGGAAGATCCATACCGATTTTCAAAGAGGTTTTATTAAGGCAGAAATTTATCCCTATGAAGACCTCATCAAATTGGGCAGTGAACATCTTGTTAGGGAAAAAGGATTGATGAAGCTTGAGGGCAAAGAATATGTTGTGAAAGACGGCGACATCATTCATTTTAAATTCAATGTATAA
- a CDS encoding MBL fold metallo-hydrolase: protein MFFKQIHTGTMGNFTYIFGCKDTRMSAVVDPPSDITKVINILKDNNFKLEYIYATHTHFDHIGGIRELKAQTNAKTVVHRLESNVLKNKNIPVDIEVEEGDHMRLGTVIVRIIHTPGHTPGGICLLINNEKLITGDTLFVGDCGRTDLSGGNSKQLYESLEKKIKTLPDNIEVYPGHDYGGESSTIEKEKKSNPALNCKTLAEFEALP from the coding sequence ATGTTTTTCAAACAGATACATACAGGGACAATGGGAAATTTTACATACATTTTCGGATGTAAAGACACAAGAATGAGCGCAGTAGTGGACCCTCCTTCCGACATTACTAAAGTGATAAATATTTTAAAAGACAACAATTTTAAACTTGAATATATCTATGCAACGCACACTCATTTTGACCATATAGGAGGAATTAGAGAATTAAAAGCTCAAACAAATGCAAAAACTGTTGTCCATCGGCTTGAAAGCAATGTATTGAAAAATAAGAACATACCTGTTGATATTGAAGTTGAAGAAGGTGACCATATGCGCCTTGGCACTGTAATCGTAAGAATCATCCACACACCGGGACATACTCCCGGCGGTATATGTCTTCTTATAAATAACGAAAAACTTATAACTGGTGATACTCTTTTCGTAGGCGATTGTGGAAGAACAGACCTTTCTGGGGGCAATTCGAAGCAGCTTTATGAAAGTCTTGAAAAAAAGATTAAAACACTGCCTGACAATATTGAAGTTTATCCCGGTCACGATTATGGAGGTGAATCTTCAACAATCGAAAAGGAAAAAAAGAGTAATCCTGCTCTAAATTGCAAAACTCTGGCAGAATTTGAGGCATTGCCATAA
- a CDS encoding CoA pyrophosphatase, protein MKIDFEFISSILKERKRVSFEDSSLIQAAVLLPVFIKKETPNILFTKRTDKVEHHKGEISFPGGMKSDEDKDLIETALRETSEEIGVEAEKIKILGSLDDMPTVTGFKITPFVGVLSLPLKMKINEEEIERIIEVPLPLLMQDAMWSETLREYRGDMLKTYFFNYNGDIIWGATAGILKNFIDILKEHSSRIERE, encoded by the coding sequence ATGAAGATTGACTTCGAATTCATTAGCTCAATTCTCAAAGAAAGAAAGAGAGTTTCATTTGAAGACTCTTCTTTGATTCAAGCGGCTGTCCTATTGCCTGTATTTATTAAAAAAGAGACGCCTAATATACTGTTTACAAAAAGAACTGATAAAGTTGAGCATCATAAAGGAGAAATATCTTTTCCCGGGGGAATGAAAAGTGATGAAGATAAAGATTTGATAGAAACTGCATTAAGAGAAACTTCAGAAGAGATTGGAGTCGAAGCAGAAAAAATCAAAATACTTGGGTCTCTCGATGATATGCCCACTGTAACGGGTTTCAAGATTACTCCTTTTGTTGGAGTCCTTTCCCTTCCTTTGAAAATGAAAATAAATGAGGAAGAAATCGAACGGATAATAGAGGTTCCTCTTCCTTTGCTTATGCAAGATGCGATGTGGTCTGAAACATTGAGAGAATACAGAGGCGATATGCTCAAAACCTATTTTTTTAATTATAACGGAGATATTATTTGGGGTGCAACGGCAGGCATATTAAAGAACTTCATAGATATTCTTAAAGAACATTCTTCGCGGATTGAAAGAGAATAA